The window GCGCGGGTGCCCGGGATTGCAGCCGATACGACCGGATGGCGGGATGTTCGTCATGGTCGATGTGCGCCAGACCGGATTGGGCGCGCAGGCGTTTGCCGAGCGGTTGCTCGAAGGTTACGGCGTGTCGGTGCTGGCCGGAGAGGCGTTCGGGCCGAGTGCGGCGGGGCATATCCGCCTCGGGCTGGTGCTGGACCGGGTGAAACTGGCGGATGCCTGTGCGCGGATTGCCCTGTGCGCGGCGCAGCTGTTGCAGGCGCGCAGTGCCTGATGGTTTTGCAGCGTGTTCACTGGCCCCATCGCTGGCAAGCCAGCTCCCACAGGGTTTTGATGAACACTGAAGCATCTGTGGGAGCTGGCTTGCCAGCGATGGGGCCAGATCAGGCCATGCAGATCTCAGCCCTGCCAGGCAGGCAGCTCCCACAGGGTTTTGTGTCGTTCACCGATTTGATGAACACTGAAGAATCTTTGGGAGCTGGCTTGCCAGCGATGGGGCCAGATCAGGCAATGCAGATCTCAGCCCTGCCAGGCAGGCAGCTCCCACAGAGTTTTGTGTCGCTCACCGATTTGATGAACACTGAAGCATCTGTGGGAGCTGGCTTGCCAGCGATGGGGCCAGATCAGGCCATGCAGATCTCAGCCCCGCCAGGCCGATGAGTTCACCAGATTCAAAGGCTTCTCCCCAGCCAAAGCCACCAGCAGATTCTCCACCGCACAGCGCGCCATCGCCTCCCGCGTCTCATGGGTCGCCGAGCCCATATGCGGCGTCGCCACCACATTGTCGAACTGCAACAACGGCGAGTCGTGATTCAACGGCTCACGTTCGAACACATCCAGCCCAGCCGCACGAATCCGTTGCTGGCTCAGCGCGTCGATCAGTGCTGCCTCATCCACCACCTTGCCCCGCGAGATGTTGATGAAAATGCTCTCCGGGCGCATCAGCGCAAACTGCTCAGCGCCGATCAAGCCTTCGGTCTGTGCGGTCAGCGGCAAGGTCAGACAGATGAAATCGGCTTGCTGCAACAGCTCCTCAAGGCTGCGGTACTGCGCAGCAAACCGCTCTTCGACCGCCGGTTTGCGCGACTGGCTGTGATATAGCACCGGCATGCCGAAACCGAAATGTCCGCGCTGGGCCAACGCCTCGCCAATCCGGCCCATGCCGATAATCCCCAGTGTCTTGCCATGCACATCGGTGCCGAAATGGGCCGGGCCGATATTGCGCTGCCATTGACCGCTGCGCACCATGTTGGCCAATTCCACCACACGCCGGGCCGTGGCCAGAATCAAGGCGAAACCGGTGTCGGCAGTGGTCTCGGTGAGCACGTCGGGGGTGTTGGTCAGGAGGATCTTGCGCC of the Pseudomonas sp. Seg1 genome contains:
- a CDS encoding D-glycerate dehydrogenase, which encodes MKKHVVLYKKLSPALMARLQAQFDVTLIDSLDAQGLMQLRDALPRAHGLLGASLKLDAALLDLAPQLEAIASVSVGVDNYDIDYLTRRKILLTNTPDVLTETTADTGFALILATARRVVELANMVRSGQWQRNIGPAHFGTDVHGKTLGIIGMGRIGEALAQRGHFGFGMPVLYHSQSRKPAVEERFAAQYRSLEELLQQADFICLTLPLTAQTEGLIGAEQFALMRPESIFINISRGKVVDEAALIDALSQQRIRAAGLDVFEREPLNHDSPLLQFDNVVATPHMGSATHETREAMARCAVENLLVALAGEKPLNLVNSSAWRG